The Balneolaceae bacterium genomic interval ATGGCACAGCACCCATTGCTCCCGGCGAAGAGGGATTACGAGATATCCGAATTTTAAGAGCCATTATGGATTCCTCCCGGTTAGACGGGCAGTGGATAAAGTTGTAATGAATAAAGACATGGTATTTTTCTTGCCAATTTAACGCGTTGTCTCAATATCAAATTTTGGGAAATTTCAAAGCTTTCTGTTAACAAGAAAAAATACCATGTCTCTTTAAGATCAAGTTACTCACCCTTATACACCATTTCTCCGTTGATAATCACTCCTTCAATATGAGTGACATATTCAAACGGATCGCCATCGTAAAGAACAATATCGGCATCTTTTCCCTCTTCAAGTGATCCGACGCGATTCTCGATTTCAAGAATTTCTGCGGCACCGAGCGTGAGTGCATGAAGAGCTCCATCAAAGCCGAGTTCGTTAGCTGCAGCAATAGCAGCTTCAAATCGAACAACTCGTGTTTTGGGAACATAACTTTCATAGCCGCTTTGGAATGCAAAAGGAATTCCCGCTTCTTTCAGTTTGGCAGGCGTTTCCATATCAGCATTTTTACTCTCGCCAAACGGACGGATCATGAGCGGATGAATAACCACCGGAATATCCGCTTCTTTGATTTCATCTAAAACCAAATACGCCTCAGAAGCCCCTTCGAGGATCATCGGGAAATCAAACTCACGCTGGATTCGTAGAGCTGTCATAATATCGTGGGCTGTATGAGCTGACACTAACGCTCTGATTTTCCCATCCAGCAGATCGGCCAATGCTTCCAGTTTCAGATCTCTGGATTGATCTTCTCCGGCAGCTCTCTTCTCAGCATATTCCTCTGCTTTAATCAAATCCTGACGAAGAACAGCAACCGCCTTCGCACGTGTACCGGGCGAATCAAAGTTGTTGTCGATACTCGGGCCAAACGTTACCGC includes:
- a CDS encoding amidohydrolase family protein, which encodes MKFRSALTGLLVLILIAASGIFATSVAQIAVKGETVYTVSGDAIQDGVVLVNNGVIEEVGSADDVDIPNGYEVHEAKVVTPGLIDARTVVGLAGYYNQDHDQDQLETSNAVQPELRAIDSYNAREFLVNYLMEEGITTIHTGHAPGAVISGQTMIAKTSGRTVEESLVDSSTTLAVTFGPSIDNNFDSPGTRAKAVAVLRQDLIKAEEYAEKRAAGEDQSRDLKLEALADLLDGKIRALVSAHTAHDIMTALRIQREFDFPMILEGASEAYLVLDEIKEADIPVVIHPLMIRPFGESKNADMETPAKLKEAGIPFAFQSGYESYVPKTRVVRFEAAIAAANELGFDGALHALTLGAAEILEIENRVGSLEEGKDADIVLYDGDPFEYVTHIEGVIINGEMVYKGE